The following DNA comes from Emys orbicularis isolate rEmyOrb1 chromosome 13, rEmyOrb1.hap1, whole genome shotgun sequence.
ctttttactgaAGAGGACATTTTCATAACCTTTGTCtgtagttaggcacccaactcctgcTCACTATCAGTGTAAATGCTGGCTAAAGATTATACTTCCCTTTCTACTGGCTACTCCACATGTAGGATAACcacctactattgctatcagcTAATCGTGCCACTTCTTAATTCAGTAACTGATATATGTGTGTAAATTCCCTAGTGTTAGTGCACCATTACTTTCTCCACTGAATGGAATAAATACATCTCTTATTATCATGGTCATAATATATCTTTGCTaaactggggatgggggcagaggagaaaagatggatcaaaatattttctcttttattgtTAATTGCAATTTGTGAtctgatgaaaaaaatcaatattttggaATCCAAAGAATTTTGACCAACTCCTGAGTTTTGGGTTATGAGCAATCCAGTCCTCAGCTCTCCTTAAACCAAAGAAAGACCATTGGTAATATCTGAgttaggcatttaaaaaaattgtaatactgttgtaaataaaataatacatattttaGCATTCTCACTAATGTGCAGTTTATTATGTAAATAAACAATGAAAATGAGCAAAGCAAAACAGGTACAATATATACAAAATAGTTACAGAAACAATGATGATGCTGATGATCTCAATTATGAAGGTGTAAATCTGGGGTAGCGCCACTGGAATTGATTCTAGtttcagttacactagtgtaaatcagagtaACTCAATTAGTTTTAAAGGAGTATCTCTGGAATGACACCTATACCTCTGAGTACAGAATCTAGCCTTTAATACTATACATTATTATAGCACTAATCATATGAGGAACGCAAAGTCATTAACCAACAACTTCCTGGGATCTTTAATAAAGTCTGAATAACGGCCTCTAGCAGAAATTTATATTTTCCCAattaatgtaataaaatacagtagaactttATATTCATTTTCCCTATTAATATAATAAAATCCATGTAAGGTGGTGAAAATCCagaccaaattctcctctcattcatgCCAGTTTAAACAAGGAACAGTTTTGTTGAAGCCATCGGGCCTGTtccaaatcaggagtaactccattgtgaACTCAATAAACATAATCTAATCACCAGTCTGCTTTATTAGACAGTTTATcctttttttttacattagaactgttaaaaaaaagaaaacaaaagcaagCAAGAAGCAGAACAAGGTTTCActgtattttgtttaaattaaaggtTTCTCAAaaattttaaagtgttacatgtTCAAAGTGTTTGATTAAACTGTACTAtcatgggagtggggggggggggtggggaggaatgacCACCTCTGTAGttgatccaaatcccaaatatttttatgattttttaaaatttattttcattgaaatttatAATTTACAACTAAAAATGCCATCAAAATGTCAGAATATAGAAAATTTTAACTAACTCTACTTTATATTCATGCATCAAGCATTTTCCTCCACAGTTTCCTTATGGCTCCTTTCACCTCCTCATTCCTCAAGCTATAGATCATGGGGTTCAAAAATGGAGTCACAATGGTATAGGATAGGGAGAACAGTTTGTCAACAGGTGGAGAGTAGGTGGACTTTGGTCGTAAATACATGAAGCTTGCCGAGCCGTAGAACAGAGTCACCAGCACTAGGTGTGatgagcaggtggagaaggctttaagACGACCCTCAGCTGACGGCATCTTGAGGATGGTGGACAGAATGCAGACATAAGATAAAATGACCAGCAGGAATGGGACCATGATGGCAAACACAGCCACCACAATGACCTGAACCTCATTCAGGAAAGTGTCTCCACAGAGCAGCTCTAAGAGCGGCTGGATCTCACAGAAGAAGTGGTTGATGAGTAAGCCACAGAATGGAGAGCTGAATGTAATGATGGTGTGCACCAGACCCACTATGGTCCCACATGCATAAGATCCCACCACCAGTTTCCCACAAACACTGCTACTCATAATGAACATATAGCACAAGGGGTTGCATATCGCAATGTACCAGTCAAATGCCATTGCGGCCAGGAGGAAGCACTCTGCAACCCCGAAGAAGAGAAAGAAGAACATCTGCATGGCACATCCCACAAAGGAAATGCCCATCTTTTCCACCAGCATGTTCTCCAGCATCTTTGGGATGATGACTGACATGTAGCAGACCTCCAAGCAAGACAAGTGAGtaaggaagaaatacatgggggtcTGAAGGTTGTGATCGGAATTTATTATCATAATAATCAGGGTGTTCGCCATCAAGGTGAGGATATAGAGAGACAACAACACTGCGAAGAGCAAAAGATGGAGGTCATGAAACTCAGAAAACCCCAGGAGTATGAATCTGCTCACAACAGTGTGGTTCTCTAGtgacattatctatctatctatctatctatctatctatctatctatctatctatctatctatctatctatctatctatctatctatctatctattcagTATGACAGTTTCACTTCAGTATCTATctgcttatatggcccccatgaTTATTGTATCCTAGAATTATCAAGTGTTCTAATTCTATCATGCCTGTTTATTGATAATATCCATTTATATGTAATAAACTGGCTTAATTCATATGACCATGTCTTCTTCTAGTAAATGTCTCCAGTTAATAGTGCTACAGGGCTAATGGACTTACTCCTTTACCATAAGTTGTAGGGCTTTGGATTTCGGTCCTAAATGAGAATATTTTATGTCTTCTGTTACACATAATATGCAGGTGTCTGAGAAATACACTGCAGTGATTTTCAGTTCACCAGATGATATTGTGTAGGATGAGTAAAGAAGGAAGAAATGACCAGCAGGAACAAAAGGAGAAGATAAGTAAATAAGTAGCAGCAGCTAAAGCAAAGGGAGATGAGTGTTTCATGGCAACTCTTAATTTTGTTTAGTGCACCTAGACAAGATGTCAATAGTCGCATTACAAATAGTATGAATGCTggacagatagatagacagatagatagaatATGTAGAGTATAGAGGATTTCTAgatgtctctctctatatatagatAATCTGAACAGATCAACAAATGTTCTAAAGAACACTTCACACTGTCAGACATGTTGTCAGATGTTGCTGACTGTTCATCCTCTTCCCTTTCAGTGTTCTTCAATGTTTCAGCATTAATATATTTCTTCAGCCTCTCAAATAAGTGTTTGAGTCTGTAGAATAAAAGAAATAcatgtttgcatttttgtttttcattaaacaGCAGTCACTTACGAATCCCATTTTTGATATGCACAAAATCAGCAATGGtttagggaggggaaaaaaggataaTAGTCTAGATCCTCAGGTGATGTGAATCAgcttcattggagtcaatgggccagatccccagatggtgtaaatcatcTGTAGCTtcatcaatgggccagatccccagatggtgtaaatcagccatagcaccactgacctcaatgggccAGATCGCCAACTGGTATAAATGAACATAgctctattgatgtcaatgggccagattcccagctggtgtaaatcagcacagcttcagtgaaatcagtggggcacCCTataactgggattttcaaagaagactGAGGGTGTTAGATTCCCACATC
Coding sequences within:
- the LOC135887437 gene encoding olfactory receptor 10C1-like, which translates into the protein MSLENHTVVSRFILLGFSEFHDLHLLLFAVLLSLYILTLMANTLIIMIINSDHNLQTPMYFFLTHLSCLEVCYMSVIIPKMLENMLVEKMGISFVGCAMQMFFFLFFGVAECFLLAAMAFDWYIAICNPLCYMFIMSSSVCGKLVVGSYACGTIVGLVHTIITFSSPFCGLLINHFFCEIQPLLELLCGDTFLNEVQVIVVAVFAIMVPFLLVILSYVCILSTILKMPSAEGRLKAFSTCSSHLVLVTLFYGSASFMYLRPKSTYSPPVDKLFSLSYTIVTPFLNPMIYSLRNEEVKGAIRKLWRKMLDA